A window from Pseudomonas alloputida encodes these proteins:
- the recN gene encoding DNA repair protein RecN — protein MLVHLSIHNYAIVEHLDLEIARGMSVITGETGAGKSIMLDALGLALGDRADSGVVRPGTDKADILATFDLVDIPEAHTWLAERDLDNEGLCILRRVITAEGRSRGYINGTPCPLGDLKALGELLIDIHSQHEHQSLLKTDTHRRLLDEYAGAVDLARQVQLAAKRWNQTRLELERLSNSGDEQRARHQLLSYQLEELDNLGLGEHELEQLEQEHKNLTSAEALFGICRQVIDQCSESDSGNVLSALTSSLNRLGAATNSPKALSEAANLIASAQIQVEEAVGELNRFLDNFDADPIRLQALEERLDTIYTLARKHRVHPTELPHLQQQLMEELEGLNASDESIERLGEELAAYAQHYKEKAGELSGLRQQAAQQLAGAVEQEIQRLGMPGGRFCIELTANEGTELSPHGLEQIELLVSANPGQPLKALAKVASGGELSRISLAIQVITAQTSRIPTLVFDEVDVGIGGPTAEIVGQLLRRLGERGQVLTVTHLPQVAAQGHHHLFVHKVRNSDTTHTAVASLGKRERVEEVARMLGGIDLTKESLAHARKMVVSGKA, from the coding sequence ATGCTGGTGCACCTGTCCATTCACAACTACGCCATCGTCGAGCACCTCGACCTCGAAATCGCCCGTGGCATGTCCGTCATCACTGGCGAGACCGGCGCCGGCAAATCGATCATGCTCGACGCTCTCGGCCTTGCCCTGGGCGACCGTGCCGACAGCGGCGTGGTGCGCCCCGGCACCGACAAGGCAGACATCCTGGCCACCTTCGACCTGGTGGACATTCCCGAAGCGCACACCTGGCTGGCCGAGCGCGACCTGGACAACGAAGGCCTGTGCATCTTGCGCCGGGTGATCACCGCCGAAGGCCGCAGCCGCGGCTACATCAACGGCACGCCCTGCCCGCTCGGCGACCTCAAGGCGCTGGGCGAACTGCTGATCGATATCCACAGCCAGCACGAGCACCAGTCCCTGCTCAAGACCGACACCCACCGTCGCCTGCTTGACGAGTATGCCGGCGCCGTCGACCTGGCCCGCCAGGTACAGCTTGCAGCCAAGCGCTGGAATCAGACCCGCCTGGAGCTGGAGCGCCTCTCCAACTCGGGCGACGAGCAGCGCGCCCGCCACCAGCTGCTCAGTTACCAGCTGGAAGAACTGGACAACCTCGGCCTGGGCGAGCACGAACTGGAGCAGCTGGAACAGGAACACAAGAACCTGACCAGCGCCGAAGCCCTGTTCGGCATCTGCCGCCAGGTCATCGACCAGTGCAGCGAAAGCGATTCGGGCAATGTGCTCAGCGCCCTCACCTCCAGCCTCAACCGCCTGGGTGCCGCCACCAATTCGCCCAAAGCGCTGAGCGAAGCGGCCAACCTGATCGCCAGCGCGCAGATTCAGGTCGAGGAAGCCGTGGGCGAACTCAACCGCTTCCTCGACAACTTCGACGCCGACCCGATACGCCTGCAAGCCCTGGAAGAGCGCCTGGACACCATCTACACCCTGGCGCGCAAACACCGGGTGCACCCCACCGAACTGCCCCACCTGCAACAGCAACTGATGGAGGAGCTGGAAGGCCTTAACGCCAGTGACGAGTCGATCGAGCGGCTGGGCGAAGAGCTTGCCGCCTACGCCCAGCACTATAAAGAGAAGGCGGGCGAACTCAGCGGCCTGCGCCAGCAAGCAGCGCAGCAGCTGGCAGGCGCGGTGGAGCAGGAAATCCAGCGCCTGGGCATGCCTGGCGGGCGCTTCTGCATCGAACTGACAGCGAACGAAGGCACCGAGCTGTCACCCCATGGCCTGGAGCAGATCGAACTGCTGGTCAGTGCCAACCCTGGCCAGCCGCTCAAGGCCCTGGCGAAGGTGGCGTCGGGTGGCGAACTGTCGCGTATCAGCCTGGCGATCCAGGTCATTACCGCGCAGACCTCGCGCATTCCCACCCTGGTGTTCGACGAAGTCGACGTGGGTATTGGCGGGCCAACGGCAGAAATCGTCGGCCAACTGCTGCGGCGCCTGGGCGAACGCGGCCAGGTACTGACCGTGACCCACCTGCCGCAGGTGGCGGCGCAGGGGCATCACCATCTGTTCGTGCACAAGGTGCGCAACAGCGACACCACCCACACCGCCGTGGCTAGCCTTGGCAAGCGTGAGCGCGTGGAAGAAGTGGCGCGGATGCTCGGCGGGATCGACCTGACCAAGGAATCCCTGGCCCATGCACGCAAGATGGTGGTGAGCGGCAAGGCCTGA
- the grpE gene encoding nucleotide exchange factor GrpE, with translation MADEQLNEKDLNVEETGAGNAADTRVLELEEQLAAAKDQALRAVADLQNVRRRAEQDVEKAHKFALEKFSSDLLPVIDSLELALAHSSADDEHVKQIREGVELTLKMFQDTLKRYNLEAVDPHGQPFNPEHHQAMAMQENAEVEPNSVLNVFQKGYLLNGRLLRPAMVVVSKAPSAAQPSINEKA, from the coding sequence ATGGCTGATGAGCAGCTGAACGAGAAAGACCTTAACGTGGAAGAAACCGGTGCAGGCAATGCAGCTGATACCCGTGTTCTGGAGCTCGAGGAACAGCTGGCCGCAGCCAAGGACCAGGCGCTGCGCGCCGTAGCCGACCTGCAGAACGTACGTCGTCGTGCCGAGCAGGATGTGGAGAAAGCCCACAAGTTCGCCCTGGAGAAGTTCTCCAGCGACTTGCTGCCGGTGATCGACAGCCTGGAACTGGCCCTGGCTCACTCCAGTGCCGACGATGAGCACGTCAAGCAGATCCGCGAAGGTGTCGAGCTGACCCTGAAGATGTTCCAGGACACCCTCAAGCGCTACAACCTTGAAGCCGTCGACCCGCACGGCCAGCCGTTCAACCCTGAGCACCACCAGGCCATGGCCATGCAGGAAAACGCCGAGGTCGAGCCAAACAGCGTGTTGAACGTGTTCCAGAAGGGTTACCTGCTGAACGGCCGCCTGCTGCGCCCCGCCATGGTGGTGGTCAGCAAGGCGCCGAGCGCGGCGCAACCCTCGATCAATGAAAAGGCTTGA